From a region of the Rhodococcus sp. 4CII genome:
- a CDS encoding glutamate decarboxylase: MSKHHHHNHHRDILAPAYTGRLSIDPFPALRLPDDESAPEAAYRFIHDELMLDGSSRLNLATFVTTWMDPEADTLMAETFDKNMIDKDEYPATAAIESRCVSMVADLFHAPHLSTTDPASATGVSTIGSSEAVMLGGLALKWRWRAKREAAGKDTARPNLVLGSNVQVVWEKFCRYFDVEPKYLPMEKGRYVITPQQVRDAVDENTIGAVVIVGTTYTGELEPVAEIADALDDLAASGGPDVPIHVDAASGGFVVPFLYPDLLWDFRVPRVASINVSGHKYGLTYPGIGFVVWRDREYLPEGLVFRVNYLGGDMPTFTLNFSRPGNQVVGQYYNFLRLGRAGYRSIMETLRVTAVRVGKRVGELEYFTLITDGTDIPVVAFEMAGDPGFTVFDVSHELRARGWQVPAYTMPADAEDVAVLRIVVREGFSADLGTLLVEAIEEVCAELREKGGGRSTAQHFAH, translated from the coding sequence ATGAGCAAGCACCACCACCACAATCACCATCGCGACATCCTTGCCCCGGCCTACACGGGACGCCTGTCGATCGATCCGTTTCCCGCGCTGCGCCTGCCGGACGACGAATCCGCTCCGGAGGCCGCGTACCGGTTCATCCACGACGAGTTGATGCTCGACGGCAGTTCGCGGCTGAACCTGGCGACGTTCGTTACCACCTGGATGGACCCCGAGGCCGACACGTTGATGGCCGAGACGTTCGACAAGAACATGATCGACAAGGACGAGTATCCCGCGACGGCGGCGATCGAGTCGCGGTGCGTGTCGATGGTGGCCGACCTCTTCCACGCCCCCCACCTGTCGACCACCGACCCGGCCAGCGCCACCGGTGTGTCGACGATCGGTTCGAGTGAAGCCGTGATGCTGGGCGGTCTCGCGCTCAAGTGGCGGTGGCGGGCGAAGCGGGAGGCGGCCGGGAAGGACACGGCGCGGCCGAATCTGGTGCTCGGCAGCAACGTGCAGGTGGTGTGGGAGAAGTTCTGCCGGTACTTCGACGTCGAGCCCAAGTACCTGCCGATGGAGAAGGGCCGCTACGTCATCACGCCCCAACAGGTGCGTGACGCGGTGGACGAGAACACCATCGGAGCCGTCGTCATCGTGGGCACCACCTACACCGGGGAACTCGAACCGGTGGCCGAGATAGCGGACGCGCTCGACGACCTCGCCGCGTCCGGCGGCCCCGACGTCCCGATCCATGTCGACGCGGCCAGCGGCGGTTTCGTCGTCCCCTTCCTGTATCCGGATCTGTTGTGGGACTTCCGGGTTCCGCGGGTGGCGTCGATCAACGTCAGCGGCCACAAGTACGGGCTGACGTATCCAGGAATCGGGTTCGTGGTGTGGCGTGACCGGGAATATCTTCCCGAGGGCCTGGTGTTCCGGGTCAACTACCTGGGCGGCGACATGCCGACGTTCACACTGAACTTCTCGCGGCCGGGCAATCAGGTGGTGGGCCAGTACTACAACTTCCTGCGACTCGGCCGGGCCGGTTACAGGTCGATCATGGAGACGCTGCGCGTCACCGCCGTTCGGGTGGGCAAGCGCGTCGGGGAACTCGAGTACTTCACGCTGATCACCGACGGCACCGACATTCCGGTGGTGGCATTCGAGATGGCGGGGGATCCCGGATTCACGGTCTTCGACGTGTCACACGAGTTGCGGGCGCGAGGGTGGCAGGTTCCCGCATACACCATGCCCGCCGACGCCGAGGACGTGGCGGTGTTGCGCATCGTCGTGCGCGAGGGCTTCAGTGCCGACCTCGGCACTCTCCTCGTCGAGGCGATCGAGGAAGTGTGCGCCGAACTTCGCGAGAAGGGCGGAGGGCGTTCGACGGCACAGCACTTCGCCCACTAG
- a CDS encoding ABC transporter ATP-binding protein, translated as MTTAIPGSFAHPIEVRGLSKRFKNVDAVTDLDFAVPQGSITGFLGPNGSGKTTTLRMILGLVRPTSGTATVAGVPIRLLTDPARTVGAVLDSQSLHPNRTALDHLKVYASAIRVPDARARQTLALVGLEDVAGRKAGGFSLGMRQRLSLATALLGDPRILILDEPANGLDPEGIAWLREFLKGFAASGRTVLISSHILREVEQTVDNLVIVSRGSLVYQGRMEELRKSQQSRLLVASSNPPALATALAARGIVDARSLADGRLAVVGASLDVVQSVAAAAGVTIFGAVGDDIDLEQLFLSMTAGQYVAGASPAAPWGYGPPQTYALPPGYPQQPGYGPPPGYAPPPAHPQHGPMSGGPR; from the coding sequence TTGACCACAGCAATCCCGGGAAGTTTCGCGCATCCGATCGAGGTGCGCGGGCTGTCGAAACGCTTCAAGAACGTCGACGCGGTCACCGACCTCGACTTCGCCGTGCCACAGGGATCGATCACCGGATTCCTCGGGCCCAACGGGTCGGGCAAGACCACGACCCTGCGGATGATTCTCGGTCTGGTCCGGCCGACGTCCGGCACCGCCACGGTCGCCGGGGTCCCGATCCGCCTCCTGACCGACCCGGCGCGCACGGTCGGCGCCGTCCTCGACTCCCAGAGCCTGCATCCCAACCGGACCGCCCTCGATCACCTGAAGGTGTACGCGTCCGCGATCCGTGTGCCGGATGCGCGCGCACGGCAGACGCTCGCGCTCGTCGGGCTCGAGGACGTCGCCGGGCGCAAGGCGGGCGGCTTCTCCCTCGGCATGCGTCAGCGACTGTCGCTGGCAACCGCACTGCTGGGCGACCCGCGGATCCTGATCCTCGACGAACCGGCCAACGGACTCGACCCTGAAGGCATCGCGTGGCTGCGCGAGTTCCTGAAGGGATTCGCCGCGTCCGGACGGACCGTTCTGATCTCGAGCCACATCCTGCGCGAGGTGGAGCAGACCGTCGACAACCTCGTGATCGTGAGCCGCGGCTCCCTCGTCTATCAGGGCCGCATGGAGGAGCTGCGCAAGTCGCAGCAGAGCCGGCTGCTGGTGGCGTCCTCGAACCCGCCCGCGCTCGCGACCGCGCTGGCCGCCCGGGGAATAGTCGACGCGCGGTCGCTGGCGGACGGGCGCCTCGCCGTCGTCGGAGCGTCCCTCGACGTCGTCCAGTCGGTCGCCGCCGCGGCCGGGGTCACCATTTTCGGGGCGGTCGGCGACGACATCGACCTCGAACAACTGTTCCTGTCGATGACCGCGGGCCAGTACGTCGCCGGGGCGAGCCCCGCCGCGCCGTGGGGTTACGGCCCGCCGCAGACGTATGCACTGCCACCCGGGTACCCGCAGCAGCCGGGTTACGGTCCCCCGCCCGGGTACGCTCCGCCACCTGCACACCCCCAACACGGTCCGATGTCCGGAGGCCCGCGATGA
- a CDS encoding ABC transporter permease, with the protein MTALLTAEFRKVTTLRFWWMLGLAPLVVGMFSSAITLPVMRAFTDAFEADPGDANLVATLFGLAVALALVILFAALFGAVNVGTEFRYKTLTTTFLTARGRDGVIGAKLGVTAAFGFFYCLVVEVVSVALLLTFGGEGFAVRGSLFAMLGAALLCATLWALLGGGVSMLTGSSVGSTIALVVWYTLGEMILRSILGGIGLGSVGGILPVSATLGTVANAAAGNEIDWLTLWPTAPLALLVWTAVFVAGGWACTRQRDIT; encoded by the coding sequence ATGACAGCTCTTCTCACCGCGGAATTCCGCAAGGTCACCACGCTGCGGTTCTGGTGGATGCTCGGTCTCGCACCGTTGGTCGTCGGGATGTTCTCGAGCGCGATCACCCTTCCGGTGATGCGCGCGTTCACCGATGCGTTCGAGGCCGACCCGGGTGACGCCAATCTGGTTGCCACCCTGTTCGGGCTGGCAGTGGCCCTCGCCCTCGTCATTCTCTTCGCCGCGCTGTTCGGGGCGGTGAACGTGGGAACGGAATTCCGCTACAAGACGCTGACCACCACGTTCCTCACCGCCCGCGGCCGGGACGGAGTGATCGGCGCCAAACTCGGCGTCACCGCGGCCTTCGGTTTCTTCTACTGCCTCGTCGTGGAGGTCGTCAGCGTCGCCCTGCTGCTGACGTTCGGCGGCGAGGGTTTCGCGGTGCGCGGATCCCTGTTCGCGATGCTCGGGGCGGCACTGCTCTGCGCCACGTTGTGGGCGCTGCTCGGCGGCGGTGTGTCGATGCTGACCGGCTCATCCGTCGGCAGCACGATCGCACTCGTGGTCTGGTACACCCTCGGCGAGATGATCCTCCGGTCGATCCTCGGCGGGATCGGCCTCGGCTCCGTCGGCGGCATCCTCCCGGTGTCGGCCACCCTCGGGACGGTCGCCAACGCCGCCGCGGGCAACGAGATCGACTGGCTCACTCTCTGGCCCACCGCCCCCCTCGCCCTGCTCGTGTGGACCGCGGTATTCGTCGCCGGCGGCTGGGCGTGCACCCGGCAGCGCGACATCACCTGA
- a CDS encoding ABC transporter ATP-binding protein, which translates to MAGESASGSVIEREQTPNQDQARPGWIRRLSGECWAHRRVALGALGVTVVAAGIDISFPLLTKYAVDAAGSGNATQVIGTAALLIALLACVRFGCQFGRRMLAGKLSLDVQHDLRLGLLGALQRLDGRGQDQIRTGQVVSRSITDLQLVQGLLAMVPLSAGALLQFVLALAIMAWLSPLLTVVALVIVPAVCLVVYAMRPKLFAATWSAQQRAADLAQHVEETVTGVRVVKGFGQERRAVDQLEDHSRTLYAERLRAARINARFAPTMAALPQLGLVGVIALGGFLALHGSITIGTFLAFATYVAAMTGVTRTLSSVVIMAQLSRAAVERVYEVIDAEPEVADPAHPTALPDGPLGVDLRSVTFGFEPDRHILRGLDLCIAPGETVAVVGMAGSGKTALSLLLPRFYAPSSGAVSLTSGGESFDVSQLSAEQLREAVGLVFDEPFLFSDTIAANIALGRPDASAEEIRAAAAMAAADEFVSALPDGYDTVVGERGLTLSGGQRQRIALARALLTDPRVLILDDATSAVDATTEASIFEALRANRGRTALILAHRRSTLSLADRVAVLDGGRIIDSGTVAELDERCALFRALFASAENSGPLDVSVPAQADPMPYRRIPLESELWPDDDEDWDVPGGAVASGRTPALGSGGGRTAGGPMAGALGNVAATPELQHAVDALPPAVESPGIETRNLRLPEPDFRLWRILRPVRALLVAVVVCLALDSLAGIAFPSIVRFAIDHGVVPQDSATLWTAAGVGVLLVVADWLVVALMTVITARAGERVLFGLRVRSYAHLQRLGLDYYERELSGRIMTRMTTDVDALSSFIQTGMSTAVVSVLTVAGISVALVATDVTLALVALAVIPPLVVATLLFRRISSMAYTVSRERISLVNADFQENIAGLRAAQAYRREEFAARRFAERANSYRRSRMRSQRAISVYFPFIAFLSDLALAAVVFVGARQVAGGDTTAGTLVAFVLYLGLLFGPIQQLSQVFDGYQQASVGLQRIGDLLRTPSSIERATSRDDLQPVAGHLRGELCLRDVGFRYQGADSDALTDIDLHIPAGTTVALVGKTGAGKSTIVKLLARFYDPTSGAVLVDDVDLRRYPLGAYRGRLGVVPQEAHLFTGTVATNIAYGRPDASRAEIEDAARAVGALGTIAELRGGMHHPVGERGQGLSAGQRQLIALARAELVDPDLLLLDEATATLDPATEQVVLDASSRVTRTRTSVVVAHRLATAARADVILVIDKGRVVETGSHATLRYAGGHYSGLWDAAETGAGNNRGARTVIDGDPIGWP; encoded by the coding sequence GTGGCAGGTGAGAGTGCGTCCGGATCGGTGATCGAACGAGAGCAGACGCCGAACCAGGACCAGGCGCGGCCCGGGTGGATTCGGCGGCTGAGCGGTGAATGCTGGGCCCACCGCCGCGTCGCGCTCGGAGCCCTCGGCGTGACGGTGGTCGCCGCAGGCATCGACATCTCGTTCCCTCTCCTCACCAAGTACGCGGTCGACGCAGCGGGATCGGGAAACGCCACGCAGGTGATCGGCACCGCCGCACTGCTCATCGCACTGCTCGCGTGCGTGCGGTTCGGCTGCCAGTTCGGACGCCGGATGCTCGCAGGCAAACTGTCACTCGACGTCCAGCACGATCTGCGGCTCGGTCTGCTGGGCGCACTGCAGCGGCTCGACGGGCGGGGGCAGGATCAGATCCGCACCGGCCAGGTGGTGTCCCGGTCCATCACCGACCTCCAGCTGGTGCAGGGACTTCTCGCGATGGTCCCGCTGTCGGCAGGCGCGCTGCTCCAGTTCGTCCTCGCGCTCGCCATCATGGCGTGGCTGTCGCCGCTGCTGACCGTGGTCGCGCTCGTGATCGTCCCCGCCGTCTGCCTCGTCGTGTACGCGATGAGGCCGAAGCTGTTCGCGGCCACCTGGTCCGCACAGCAGCGGGCCGCCGACCTCGCGCAACACGTCGAGGAGACCGTCACCGGGGTCCGCGTCGTGAAGGGGTTCGGCCAGGAGCGCCGCGCCGTCGACCAGCTCGAAGACCACAGCCGGACGCTGTACGCCGAACGCCTGCGCGCCGCGCGGATCAACGCGCGCTTCGCCCCGACCATGGCGGCGCTCCCTCAGCTCGGTCTCGTCGGCGTCATCGCGCTCGGTGGCTTCCTGGCACTGCACGGCTCCATCACGATCGGCACGTTCCTCGCATTCGCCACATACGTCGCGGCGATGACGGGCGTCACCCGCACGCTGTCGTCCGTCGTGATCATGGCGCAGTTGTCGCGGGCCGCGGTCGAGCGCGTGTACGAGGTGATCGACGCCGAACCGGAAGTCGCGGACCCGGCGCATCCCACGGCCCTGCCCGACGGGCCGCTGGGCGTGGACCTGCGCTCGGTGACGTTCGGATTCGAACCGGACCGCCACATCCTCCGTGGACTCGACCTCTGCATCGCACCCGGCGAGACGGTCGCGGTGGTCGGGATGGCCGGCTCCGGCAAGACCGCACTGTCGCTGCTGCTCCCGCGCTTCTACGCCCCTTCGTCGGGAGCCGTGTCCCTCACCTCCGGGGGCGAGTCGTTCGACGTCTCCCAGCTGTCCGCGGAACAGTTGCGGGAAGCCGTCGGCCTCGTGTTCGACGAACCGTTCCTCTTCTCCGACACCATCGCGGCCAACATCGCGCTCGGCAGGCCCGACGCCAGCGCCGAAGAGATCCGGGCCGCGGCCGCCATGGCCGCCGCCGACGAGTTCGTGTCCGCACTACCGGACGGCTACGACACCGTGGTCGGCGAACGCGGCCTCACCCTGTCCGGCGGTCAGCGGCAGCGGATCGCGCTGGCGCGCGCCCTCCTCACCGATCCGCGGGTGCTGATCCTCGACGACGCAACCTCTGCCGTCGACGCCACCACCGAGGCGTCGATCTTCGAGGCGTTGCGGGCAAATCGGGGCCGGACGGCGCTGATACTCGCGCATCGCCGCTCCACGCTGTCGCTCGCCGACCGTGTCGCGGTTCTCGATGGCGGGCGGATCATCGATTCCGGCACGGTGGCCGAACTCGACGAGCGATGCGCCCTCTTCCGCGCATTGTTCGCCTCCGCCGAGAACTCGGGCCCCCTCGACGTGAGCGTGCCCGCGCAGGCCGACCCCATGCCGTACCGGCGCATACCGCTCGAATCGGAACTGTGGCCGGACGACGACGAGGACTGGGACGTTCCCGGCGGTGCCGTCGCGTCCGGACGCACCCCGGCTCTCGGGTCGGGCGGTGGCCGGACCGCGGGTGGACCGATGGCGGGCGCCCTGGGCAACGTGGCCGCCACCCCGGAACTCCAGCACGCCGTCGATGCGCTTCCGCCCGCCGTCGAGAGCCCGGGAATCGAGACCCGGAACCTCCGGCTGCCCGAGCCCGACTTCCGGCTGTGGCGGATCCTGCGACCGGTTCGTGCCCTCCTCGTCGCCGTCGTCGTCTGCCTCGCGCTCGATTCGCTGGCCGGGATCGCGTTCCCCTCCATCGTCCGGTTCGCCATCGACCACGGGGTGGTCCCCCAGGACTCCGCGACCCTGTGGACGGCGGCGGGGGTCGGCGTTCTCCTCGTGGTGGCCGACTGGCTCGTCGTCGCCTTGATGACGGTGATCACCGCCCGGGCGGGTGAGCGGGTCCTGTTCGGACTGCGGGTACGCAGCTACGCCCACCTGCAGCGACTCGGCCTCGACTACTACGAGCGCGAACTGTCGGGCCGGATCATGACCCGGATGACCACCGACGTCGACGCGTTGTCGTCGTTCATCCAGACGGGTATGTCGACCGCCGTGGTGAGCGTGCTGACGGTCGCCGGCATCTCCGTCGCCCTCGTCGCCACCGATGTCACGCTCGCGTTGGTGGCGCTCGCCGTCATTCCGCCGCTGGTCGTCGCGACCCTGCTCTTCCGCCGGATCTCTTCGATGGCGTACACCGTGTCGCGGGAGCGGATCTCACTCGTCAATGCCGACTTCCAGGAGAACATCGCCGGGTTGCGGGCCGCCCAGGCATACCGGCGGGAGGAATTCGCCGCCCGCCGGTTCGCCGAGCGTGCGAACAGCTATCGACGCAGCCGGATGCGGTCGCAGCGGGCGATCTCCGTGTACTTCCCGTTCATCGCGTTCCTGTCGGACCTGGCGCTGGCCGCCGTCGTGTTCGTCGGCGCCCGGCAGGTCGCGGGCGGCGACACCACGGCCGGAACGCTCGTCGCGTTCGTGCTGTACCTGGGGTTGCTGTTCGGGCCCATCCAGCAGCTGTCGCAGGTGTTCGACGGGTACCAGCAGGCCAGTGTGGGTCTGCAACGGATCGGTGACCTGCTCCGCACACCCAGTTCCATCGAGCGGGCCACCTCCCGCGACGACCTGCAGCCGGTCGCTGGGCACCTGCGCGGCGAGCTGTGCCTGCGCGACGTCGGGTTCCGGTACCAGGGCGCGGACAGCGACGCCCTGACCGACATCGACCTGCACATCCCCGCCGGCACCACGGTCGCCCTCGTCGGCAAGACCGGCGCGGGCAAGTCGACCATCGTGAAACTGCTCGCCCGTTTCTACGACCCGACGTCCGGCGCGGTGCTCGTCGACGACGTGGACCTCCGCCGGTACCCGCTCGGCGCGTACCGCGGGCGGCTCGGCGTGGTCCCCCAGGAAGCCCACCTCTTCACCGGCACCGTCGCCACCAACATCGCCTACGGTCGCCCCGACGCGAGCCGCGCGGAGATCGAGGACGCCGCCCGCGCGGTCGGCGCCCTCGGCACCATCGCCGAGTTGCGGGGTGGGATGCATCACCCCGTCGGCGAGCGCGGGCAGGGCTTGTCGGCGGGTCAGCGGCAGCTGATCGCGCTCGCCCGGGCCGAGCTCGTCGACCCAGACCTGCTGCTGCTCGACGAAGCGACCGCGACCCTCGATCCGGCCACCGAGCAGGTAGTTCTCGATGCGAGCAGCCGGGTGACACGCACCCGCACGTCGGTGGTCGTAGCCCACCGACTGGCCACCGCGGCCCGGGCAGATGTCATCCTCGTGATCGACAAGGGACGGGTTGTCGAGACCGGTTCGCACGCCACCCTGCGCTATGCCGGTGGCCACTATTCGGGACTGTGGGATGCGGCGGAGACCGGCGCGGGGAATAATCGCGGGGCGAGAACCGTCATCGATGGTGACCCCATCGGTTGGCCGTGA
- a CDS encoding multifunctional oxoglutarate decarboxylase/oxoglutarate dehydrogenase thiamine pyrophosphate-binding subunit/dihydrolipoyllysine-residue succinyltransferase subunit — MSSSSTSQFGQNQWLVDEMYQRFQDDPSSVDASWHEFLTDYSPDAAAKAGAANGHGTNGTTTAAPAAAPPAKTSTPPVSESKTAPPSQTKTANGAAPKTAPNGASSKAAAPKTEAPKKAAPAKDVAAKDAKAPAPAADESKVLRGAAAAVAKNMSASLAIPTATSVRAIPAKLMFDNRIVINNHLARTRGGKISFTHLLGYAIVQAVKAFPNMNRHFAEIDGKPNAVTPAHTNLGLAIDLPGKDGNRSLVVAAIKNTDTHNFTQFYSAYEDIVRRARDGKLTAEDFSGVTISLTNPGGIGTVHSVPRLMNGQGAIIGAGAMEYPAEFQGASDERLAEIGVGKLMTLTSTYDHRIIQGAESGDFLRTIHNLLISDEFYDEIFHALHIPYEPVRWRKDVPEGAVDKNTRVLELIAAYRNRGHLMADTDPLQFVKDKFRSHPDLDVRTHDLTLWDLDREFKVGGFHGQEKMKLRDVLSVLRDAYCRHVGVEYTHILEPEQQQWLQDRVEAHHVKPTVAQQKYILSKLNAAEAFETFLQTKYVGQKRFSLEGAESVIPMMDAVIDQAAEHQLDEVVIGMPHRGRLNVLANIVGKPYSKIFTEFEGNMNPAAAHGSGDVKYHLGAEGQYIQMFGDNDITVSLTANPSHLEAVDPVLEGLVRAKQDILDKGEDGFTVLPLMLHGDAAFAGQGVVAETLNLALLRGYRTGGTVHIVVNNQVGFTTAPEHSRSSEYCTDVAKMIGAPIFHVNGDDPEACVWVAQLAVDFREKFQKDVVIDMICYRRRGHNEGDDPSMTQPAMYDVIDTKRSVRKSYTESLIGRGDISLKEAEDALRDYQGQLERVFNEVRELEKYTPEPSESVELDQVLPTKLKTSVDASVLARIGDAFVDLPDGFTVHPRVKPVIEKRREMSREGKIDWAFAELLAFGSLVDQGKMVRLSGQDSKRGTFTQRHSVLIDRKTGAEYTPLQNLGSENPGKFLVYDSALSEFAAVGFEYGYSVGNPDALVLWEAQFGDFVNGAQSIIDEFISSGEAKWGQLSDVVLLLPHGHEGQGPDHTSGRIERFLQLCAEGSMTVAVPSTPASYFHLLRRHSLDGIRRPLVVFTPKSMLRNKAAVSEVEDFTTGKFRSVFEEPTYETGDGERDKVRRVLLVSGKLYWELLAKKQKDNREDIAIVRIEQLYPVPSRRLRETLDRYPNATEFRWVQEEPANQGAWPFFGLALPELLPDKLSGIKRISRRSMSAPSSGSSKVHAVEQQEIIDEAFG; from the coding sequence GTGAGCAGCAGCTCTACATCCCAGTTCGGACAGAACCAGTGGCTGGTTGACGAAATGTACCAGCGTTTCCAGGACGATCCGTCGTCCGTGGACGCGAGTTGGCACGAATTCCTGACGGATTACTCTCCGGACGCCGCCGCCAAGGCAGGCGCAGCCAACGGACACGGCACGAACGGCACCACCACCGCCGCACCGGCTGCCGCTCCCCCCGCCAAGACTTCGACCCCCCCGGTTTCCGAGTCCAAGACAGCACCCCCGTCTCAGACCAAGACGGCCAACGGCGCCGCGCCGAAGACCGCACCCAACGGTGCGTCCTCGAAGGCTGCTGCCCCGAAGACCGAGGCCCCCAAGAAGGCCGCACCCGCAAAGGACGTCGCTGCGAAGGACGCCAAGGCGCCCGCTCCGGCCGCCGACGAGTCGAAGGTTCTCCGCGGCGCAGCTGCTGCCGTCGCCAAGAACATGTCGGCGTCGCTGGCCATTCCGACCGCCACCAGCGTTCGCGCCATCCCTGCGAAGCTGATGTTCGACAACCGGATCGTCATCAACAACCACCTCGCCCGTACCCGCGGCGGCAAGATCTCGTTCACGCACCTCCTCGGTTACGCGATCGTGCAGGCGGTCAAGGCGTTCCCGAACATGAACCGGCATTTCGCCGAGATCGACGGCAAGCCGAACGCGGTCACCCCCGCACACACCAACCTCGGCCTGGCCATCGACCTGCCGGGCAAGGACGGCAACCGGTCCCTCGTCGTCGCCGCGATCAAGAACACCGACACCCACAACTTCACGCAGTTCTACAGCGCCTACGAGGACATCGTCCGGCGCGCGCGTGACGGCAAGCTCACCGCCGAAGACTTCTCGGGTGTCACGATCTCGCTCACCAACCCCGGCGGCATCGGCACCGTGCACTCCGTGCCGCGACTGATGAACGGCCAGGGCGCCATCATCGGTGCCGGCGCGATGGAGTACCCCGCCGAGTTCCAGGGCGCGAGCGACGAACGCCTCGCCGAGATCGGCGTCGGCAAGCTCATGACGCTCACCTCGACGTACGACCACCGCATCATCCAGGGTGCCGAGTCCGGTGACTTCCTCCGGACCATCCACAACCTGCTGATCAGCGACGAGTTCTACGACGAGATCTTCCACGCGCTGCACATCCCCTACGAGCCGGTCCGCTGGCGCAAGGACGTGCCCGAAGGCGCCGTCGACAAGAACACCCGTGTTCTCGAGCTGATCGCCGCGTACCGCAACCGCGGTCACCTGATGGCCGACACGGATCCGCTGCAGTTCGTCAAGGACAAGTTCCGCAGCCACCCGGACCTCGACGTCCGGACGCACGACCTGACCCTGTGGGACCTCGACCGTGAGTTCAAGGTCGGCGGCTTCCACGGCCAGGAGAAGATGAAGCTGCGCGACGTACTCAGCGTGCTGCGCGACGCGTACTGCCGCCACGTCGGTGTCGAGTACACGCACATCCTGGAACCGGAGCAGCAGCAGTGGCTGCAGGATCGGGTCGAGGCGCACCACGTCAAGCCGACGGTCGCTCAGCAGAAATACATCCTGAGCAAGCTCAATGCGGCCGAGGCCTTCGAGACGTTCCTGCAGACCAAGTACGTCGGTCAGAAGCGGTTCTCCCTCGAGGGCGCCGAGTCGGTCATCCCGATGATGGACGCCGTCATCGACCAGGCCGCCGAGCACCAGCTCGACGAGGTCGTCATCGGCATGCCGCACCGCGGTCGTCTCAACGTTCTCGCGAACATCGTCGGCAAGCCCTACTCGAAGATCTTCACCGAGTTCGAGGGCAACATGAACCCGGCGGCCGCGCACGGCTCCGGCGACGTGAAGTACCACCTCGGTGCCGAGGGCCAGTACATCCAGATGTTCGGCGACAACGACATCACCGTGTCGCTCACCGCCAACCCGTCGCATCTCGAGGCGGTCGACCCGGTTCTCGAGGGTCTGGTCCGCGCCAAGCAGGACATCCTCGACAAGGGCGAGGACGGCTTCACCGTACTGCCGCTCATGCTGCACGGCGACGCCGCTTTCGCCGGTCAGGGTGTCGTGGCGGAGACGTTGAACCTGGCGCTGCTGCGCGGGTACCGCACCGGCGGCACCGTGCACATCGTGGTCAACAACCAGGTCGGTTTCACCACCGCCCCGGAGCACTCGCGGTCGTCCGAGTACTGCACCGATGTCGCGAAGATGATCGGCGCACCGATCTTCCACGTCAACGGCGACGACCCCGAGGCCTGTGTGTGGGTCGCCCAGCTTGCCGTCGACTTCCGGGAGAAGTTCCAGAAGGACGTCGTCATCGACATGATCTGCTACCGCCGTCGCGGTCACAACGAGGGCGACGACCCGTCGATGACGCAGCCGGCGATGTACGACGTGATCGACACCAAGCGCAGCGTCCGTAAGAGCTACACCGAATCCCTGATCGGGCGCGGCGACATCTCGCTGAAGGAAGCCGAAGACGCCCTGCGCGACTACCAGGGCCAGCTGGAACGGGTGTTCAACGAGGTCCGCGAACTCGAGAAGTACACCCCGGAGCCCAGTGAGTCGGTCGAACTCGACCAGGTGCTGCCCACGAAGCTGAAGACGTCCGTGGATGCGTCCGTGCTCGCGCGGATCGGCGACGCGTTCGTCGACCTGCCCGACGGCTTCACGGTGCACCCGCGCGTCAAGCCGGTCATCGAGAAGCGCCGCGAAATGTCCCGCGAGGGCAAGATCGACTGGGCCTTCGCAGAACTGCTCGCGTTCGGTTCGCTGGTCGACCAGGGCAAGATGGTCCGCCTCTCCGGCCAGGATTCCAAGCGCGGCACGTTCACGCAGCGTCACTCGGTCCTCATCGACCGCAAGACGGGCGCCGAGTACACCCCGCTGCAGAACCTCGGCAGCGAGAACCCCGGCAAGTTCCTGGTCTACGACTCCGCTCTCAGCGAGTTCGCCGCTGTCGGCTTCGAGTACGGCTACTCCGTGGGCAACCCGGACGCGCTGGTGCTGTGGGAGGCGCAGTTCGGTGACTTCGTCAACGGCGCGCAGTCGATCATCGACGAGTTCATCTCGTCCGGCGAGGCCAAGTGGGGTCAGCTCTCCGACGTCGTGCTGCTGCTGCCGCACGGCCACGAGGGCCAGGGTCCCGACCACACGTCCGGTCGTATCGAGCGCTTCCTGCAGTTGTGCGCCGAGGGTTCGATGACCGTGGCAGTCCCGTCCACCCCGGCCAGCTACTTCCACCTGCTGCGGCGCCACTCGCTCGACGGAATCCGCCGCCCGCTGGTGGTGTTCACGCCGAAGTCGATGCTGCGTAACAAGGCCGCCGTCTCCGAGGTCGAGGACTTCACCACCGGCAAGTTCCGCTCGGTGTTCGAGGAGCCCACGTACGAGACGGGCGACGGCGAGCGCGACAAGGTTCGCCGTGTCCTCCTCGTCAGCGGCAAGCTGTACTGGGAACTGCTCGCGAAGAAGCAGAAGGACAACCGCGAGGACATCGCGATCGTCCGCATCGAGCAGCTGTACCCGGTTCCGAGCCGGCGTCTCCGCGAGACGCTGGACCGCTACCCCAACGCGACCGAATTCCGGTGGGTTCAGGAGGAGCCGGCCAACCAGGGTGCGTGGCCGTTCTTCGGGCTCGCGCTGCCCGAGTTGCTGCCCGACAAGCTGTCCGGGATCAAGCGCATCTCGCGCCGTTCGATGTCGGCACCGTCCTCGGGTTCGAGCAAGGTGCACGCCGTGGAGCAGCAGGAAATCATCGACGAGGCCTTCGGCTGA